The stretch of DNA TGCGCTCGCGGCAATCCTGTTCGCTGAGCATACGTCCCTTTTCGAAAGGGTCGATATAAATACTGCTGCCCGGCAGCTCGCAGCGAACAATAAAGTGAAACGGTAATCCAATCCCCACGACCTGCAAGCCCAGACGCCTGCCAACTTCCATATAAATGAGCGAGAGCGTAATAGGGATACCCTTGTGCCTCTCTAAAACATCATTGAGAAAGCTATTGCAAGGATCATAATAATCGGCATGGTTGCCATGAAAGCGCTCCTGCTCGAAGAGAACCTTGTTGATAGCCTGAACTACTTGCAGTGGGTCGATATTGGACGGTAGTGTCGTGGCGTTCTGGAAAGCAGAAGAAGATAAGCCTGATGCCTCCGCTACTTTTTGAGCCAACAGGTCGAGCTGCGTTAAATAATGAGCAATGTTGAGGTCAGGATATTCTTCGGCGGCAATCAGCAATGCCCCCATTGCCAGATCAATGGCCGCATCCTCCCCTGAGATGAGAGCCTCAAATGCCCTGCGGGCACGCTTTTGTGCTGTGTCGTTGTTCGATTCTTCTGGCAACATGCCTGTTTTTCTGGATTACCATAAGGCAATTCCGGCTAAAATAAGACCATAGAGCAGGGTAATCCAACCAGGGAAGTAAGAAGACCGCTATAAGTTCGTTGGATGCATCTAATAAAATAGAACAATAGCCATAAAGCCAGGGAAAATCTTCCCTGGCTATTTTACACTAAAAAAAATCGTGCGTCGAGAGGTTTTTAAGGACTTTATTCGATTGAAAACTCGACGCTTAAATCAATTTCCAGCCGGATATCACCAGGACGGTCGCGAGCACGGGGCGCATGAAGCGGTCGGGTATGTACTTGCTCAACCGGCTGCCGATGAAAACCCCTGGCAGCGAACCGATCAGCAATAGTCCAACAAGCCGCCAGTCGATGGTACCTGAATTGAAATAGATCATGGTCGCCGCGAGATGCAGCATGACAGCATGAGCGATATCGGTTCCCACCAGCTCTTTCGTTGAAAGCCGGGGGAATATGAAGGCCAGGGCCACAATGATCAGCGTACCACTACCAACCGAGGTAAGTCCGACGAGGATGCCAACAAATGCACCGATGAGGATTGTCACCAGTGGCCGGTAGCGTTTTTCCCAGCGCGTTGTGCCGTCAGGAGCAAGCGCTTCGCCCTTAAGCGCGGCCTGCTTCTGGGCCTCCAGGTTCTTGCGTTCAACACGGCGCATGATGAAAGGTTTCACCAGCAAAAGCACGGCTACCAGCAGCAGCGTGAAACCAATAGCGTGAATGATGATCCCATTGATGAGATCCCCGTAATGCAAACGAATATATTGGACAATACTGACCCCTAGAATTGTAGCGGGAACGCTGCCGCATCCCAGCCAGAGCGCAACCTTGAAATTCACACTTTTCTGGCGAAAATGCACGATTGAACCCAGCGCCTTCGTGACGGCGGAATAAGCGGAATCTGTACCAACGGCCCATACTGGTGGAACGCGCAAGACCAGGATCATAATAGGGGCTAATAAAGCTCCGCCACCCATGCCTGTCAGACCTACGAGAAAACCGATAAACAATCCAATAATTGAAATACGGTAATCCAAATTGGCACCTCTTAACACACTACTGATACAACTTGAACAACGTCGAAATGTTTTAAAACAGTCGTATGTTTGAAACCGCTGTTACAATTTCTGAGGAAGAGCATACCATGAGATTCGCGATAAGTCAATGGCAAAAATGCCAGGGTGAGAGGAAATTGCTAGAGGAACAGCCTCAAGAAAGATGCCGGTGGAGAAAGCGTTACAAATTGAAATGAAATGTCAGTTACATATAACTTGAGGTTATCAATCTTATAATGAAGAGCAGAGGAGGGATAAGAGCAGATTTTTTATCCCTCCTCGCTCAGGGATTTCTTATAGCCGTATGACTACCTTGCTTTGACCGGCCCTCACGCGCTGCTGGCGAATCTGACCACCGGTGAAGACAACCAGGTCATACCACTCGCGCTGCGAGCGGTAATGCTCGTATTGCTCCTCGATTTCGACAGCGGCAAGATCGCTGTCAACGCGGCAGCTAATA from Ktedonobacteraceae bacterium encodes:
- a CDS encoding transglutaminase-like domain-containing protein produces the protein MLPEESNNDTAQKRARRAFEALISGEDAAIDLAMGALLIAAEEYPDLNIAHYLTQLDLLAQKVAEASGLSSSAFQNATTLPSNIDPLQVVQAINKVLFEQERFHGNHADYYDPCNSFLNDVLERHKGIPITLSLIYMEVGRRLGLQVVGIGLPFHFIVRCELPGSSIYIDPFEKGRMLSEQDCRERIKRLFRGRIPFNPLWLEPVSNRQLLTRMLANLKNIYIRNGDYRRALSACDRIVMLAPDTAIERKDRGIVHLHLKHYTRAIRDFNVYLELAPLADDAEDVRRQIKAIRQTIAMLN
- a CDS encoding sulfite exporter TauE/SafE family protein: MDYRISIIGLFIGFLVGLTGMGGGALLAPIMILVLRVPPVWAVGTDSAYSAVTKALGSIVHFRQKSVNFKVALWLGCGSVPATILGVSIVQYIRLHYGDLINGIIIHAIGFTLLLVAVLLLVKPFIMRRVERKNLEAQKQAALKGEALAPDGTTRWEKRYRPLVTILIGAFVGILVGLTSVGSGTLIIVALAFIFPRLSTKELVGTDIAHAVMLHLAATMIYFNSGTIDWRLVGLLLIGSLPGVFIGSRLSKYIPDRFMRPVLATVLVISGWKLI